In Elaeis guineensis isolate ETL-2024a chromosome 1, EG11, whole genome shotgun sequence, a genomic segment contains:
- the LOC140854839 gene encoding uncharacterized protein, producing MAANRYRDRRCRLHKYCNELQAKGIDPVTQPYRNWAGSSDDWRWLCEHFGSEAFQRRSEANKVNRSKIDSIHTQGSASFAQGMKRMGLSGVDAYAKFYQNKSGEFVTKEARQRHVSIITLHFEYF from the exons atggctgcaaatagatacagagatcggcgatgtaggcttcataaatactgcaatgagctgcaagcgaaggggattgatcctgtgacccagccatacagaaattgggctgggtctagtgacgattggcggtggttatgtgagcattttggaagtgaggcatttcag cgacgatcggaggcgaataaggtgaataggagtaagattgattctattcacacgcaaggaagtgcctcttttgcacagggaatgaagaggatg ggactatccggagtcgacgcctatgctaaattctatcaaaacaagagtggcgagttcgtgaccaaggaggcgaggcagcgtcatgtaagtatcattactctacattttgaatacttttaa